In Populus trichocarpa isolate Nisqually-1 chromosome 16, P.trichocarpa_v4.1, whole genome shotgun sequence, a genomic segment contains:
- the LOC18106266 gene encoding serine/threonine-protein kinase CTR1 isoform X2, translating to MEMPGRRSNNYILLSQQAEEQQQAPPPYYESSSLSGDSKNNKLIIKQQERIFVDWEPDHRIMGGNSNRTGLYSSSSAAIGLQRQSSWSSFGESSLSGEYYPPTTLSTGGVNEIDQAYGYEDGNFMTAARLPSNGSSGKSWAQQTQESYQLQLALALRLSSEATCADDPNFLDSVPAESALRSSTSNSPEALSHRFWVSGCLSYLDKIPDGFYLIHGMDPYVWTVCTDSQENGRIPSIESLKSVDPNADSSMEVVLIDQRSDPCLKELQNRVHGISCSCVTTKEVVDQLAKLVCNRMGGSASRREDDFVSIWKECSDDLKDCLGSVVVPIGSLSSGLCSHRALLFKVLADTIDLPCRIAKGCKYCKRDDASSCLVQFELDREYLVDLVGMPGCLCEPDSLLNGPSSISISSPLRFPRIKSVEPTVDFRSLAEQYFLDCQSLNFVFDDASAGTVDDGAGPGFVMNSKQIDRTGPERNNLVQFPSNTNEISKLPRQLKVNHISGLDKAYNPSQNAKQSMNEVRDPIPLKKIPPVVRRDIRPLISLSDQRVDASKDSISEGSQLVSGKTSKELSLDVEDLDIPWSDLVLKERIGAGSFGTVHRADWHGSDVAVKILMEQDFHAERFKEFLREVAIMKRLRHPNIVLFMGAVTQPPNLSIVTEYLSRGSLYRLLHKSGAREVLDERRRLSMAYDVAKGMNYLHKHNPPIVHRDLKSPNLLVDKKYTVKVCDFGLSRLKANTFLSSKSAAGTPEWMAPEVLCDEPSNEKSDVYSFGVILWELATLQQPWSNLNPAQVVAAVGFKGKRLEIPRDLNPQVVALIESCWAKHDFACLKHWNINSLCAHNTAFF from the exons ATGGAAATGCCCGGTCGAAGATCCAACAACTACATTCTCCTTAGCCAGCAGGCAGAGGAGCAACAGCAAGCACCGCCGCCATACTACGAGTCGTCGTCTCTCTCTGGTGactcaaaaaataacaaactaatAATAAAGCAGCAAGAGAGAATCTTCGTGGATTGGGAGCCTGATCATAGAATAATGGGAGGAAACAGTAATCGAACTGGTTTGTATTCTTCATCGTCAGCAGCGATCGGTTTGCAAAGGCAATCGAGTTGGAGTAGTTTCGGAGAGAGTTCCTTATCAGGAGAGTATTACCCGCCGACTACTCTGTCAACCGGTGGAGTAAATGAGATTGATCAGGCGTATGGGTATGAGGATGGGAATTTTATGACGGCGGCCAGACTCCCCTCTAATGGATCCTCTGGGAAGAGTTGGGCGCAGCAAACTCAAGAAAGTTATCAGTTACAGTTGGCTTTGGCTTTGAGATTGTCGTCCGAGGCCACCTGTGCTGACGATCCTAATTTTCTCGATTCTGTTCCGGCTGAATCAGCGTTGCGCTCCTCTACCTCTAACTCGCCAGAGGCCTTGTCTCATCGATTTTGG GTGAGTGGATGCTTATCATATTTAGACAAAATTCCCGATGGATTTTACCTAATACATGGAATGGATCCATATGTGTGGACTGTGTGCACTGATTCGCAAGAGAATGGCCGTATTCCATCAATTGAATCACTAAAGTCTGTTGATCCCAATGCTGATTCTTCAATGGAAGTGGTATTGATTGATCAACGTAGTGATCCATGCTTAAAGGAACTCCAGAATAGGGTCCATGGCATTTCTTGTAGCTGTGTAACAACAAAAGAGGTAGTTGATCAGCTGGCAAAGCTTGTTTGCAATCGGATGGG GGGGTCAGCCAGCAGACGAGAAGATGATTTCGTTTCCATCTGGAAGGAATGCAGTGATGATCTAAAAGATTGCTTAGGATCTGTTGTGGTTCCAATAGGCAGCCTATCCAGTGGTCTATGTAGTCATAGAGCTTTACTATTCAAG GTGTTAGCTGACACTATTGATTTGCCATGTCGAATTGCAAAGGGCTGTAAATATTGTAAAAGAGATGATGCTTCCTCCTGTCTTGTTCAGTTCGAGCTTGAcag GGAGTATCTAGTTGACTTAGTTGGAATGCCTGGCTGTTTATGCGAACCTGATTCCTTGCTCAATGGTCCTTCTTCCATCTCAATTTCTTCACCATTGCGCTTTCCTCGAATCAAATCAGTTGAACCTACCGTTGATTTCAGGTCATTGGCCGAACAATATTTCTTGGACTGCCAATCACTTAATTTCGTATTTGATGATGCTTCAGCag GCACTGTTGATGATGGTGCAGGTCCTGGATTTGTTATGAATTCTAAACAAATTGACAGGACAGGCCCAGAAAGAAATAACCTTGTGCAATTCCCAAGTAACACCAATGAAATTTCAAAGTTACCTCGGCAACTGAAAGTTAATCATATAAGTGGCCTAGATAAAGCGTACAATCCATCCCAGAATGCTAAACAATCAATGAATGAGGTCAGAGATCCAATTCCATTAAAGAAAATCCCACCAGTTGTGCGTAGAGATATCCGGCCACTTATATCATTGTctgatcaaagagttgatgctAGTAAAGATTCCATTTCTGAAGGTAGTCAACTGGTTTCTGGCAAAACAAGTAAAGAACTTTCACTTGATGTGGAGGATTTGGATATTCCTTGGAGTGATcttgttttaaaagaaagaattggAGCAG GTTCTTTTGGAACTGTCCATCGTGCTGATTGGCATGGCTCG GATGTTGCTGTGAAAATTCTCATGGAGCAAGACTTTCACGCCGAACGCTTCAAGGAATTTCTGAGGGAG GTTGCAATAATGAAACGCTTGCGGCATCCAAATATAGTTCTTTTTATGGGTGCCGTTACACAGCCCCCAAACTTATCCATAGTGACAGAATATTTATCAAG GGGTAGCTTGTATAGGCTTTTACACAAGTCAGGTGCAAGAGAGGTGTTGGATGAAAGGCGTCGGTTGAGTATGGCTTATGATGTG GCAAAGGGTATGAATTATCTTCACAAACATAATCCTCCCATTGTCCATAGAGATCTGAAATCTCCTAATCTTTTGGTGGACAAAAAATATACAGTGAAG GTTTGTGATTTTGGGCTTTCACGTTTGAAAGCAAACACATTTCTTTCATCAAAGTCAGCAGCAGGGACT CCTGAGTGGATGGCACCTGAAGTTCTATGTGATGAACCATCAAATGAGAAGTCCGATGTATACAGCTTTGGTGTAATCCTGTGGGAGCTAGCAACATTGCAGCAACCTTGGAGCAATTTAAATCCAGCACAG GTTGTAGCGGCTGTTGGTTTCAAGGGCAAAAGGCTTGAGATTCCTCGGGATTTAAATCCTCAAGTGGTTGCATTAATTGAGTCTTGCTGGGCCAA GCATGACTTTGCTTGCCTGAAGCATTGGAACATCAACAGTCTTTGTGCACATAATACAGCATTCTTTTGA
- the LOC18106266 gene encoding serine/threonine-protein kinase CTR1 isoform X1, which yields MEMPGRRSNNYILLSQQAEEQQQAPPPYYESSSLSGDSKNNKLIIKQQERIFVDWEPDHRIMGGNSNRTGLYSSSSAAIGLQRQSSWSSFGESSLSGEYYPPTTLSTGGVNEIDQAYGYEDGNFMTAARLPSNGSSGKSWAQQTQESYQLQLALALRLSSEATCADDPNFLDSVPAESALRSSTSNSPEALSHRFWVSGCLSYLDKIPDGFYLIHGMDPYVWTVCTDSQENGRIPSIESLKSVDPNADSSMEVVLIDQRSDPCLKELQNRVHGISCSCVTTKEVVDQLAKLVCNRMGGSASRREDDFVSIWKECSDDLKDCLGSVVVPIGSLSSGLCSHRALLFKVLADTIDLPCRIAKGCKYCKRDDASSCLVQFELDREYLVDLVGMPGCLCEPDSLLNGPSSISISSPLRFPRIKSVEPTVDFRSLAEQYFLDCQSLNFVFDDASAGTVDDGAGPGFVMNSKQIDRTGPERNNLVQFPSNTNEISKLPRQLKVNHISGLDKAYNPSQNAKQSMNEVRDPIPLKKIPPVVRRDIRPLISLSDQRVDASKDSISEGSQLVSGKTSKELSLDVEDLDIPWSDLVLKERIGAGSFGTVHRADWHGSDVAVKILMEQDFHAERFKEFLREVAIMKRLRHPNIVLFMGAVTQPPNLSIVTEYLSRGSLYRLLHKSGAREVLDERRRLSMAYDVAKGMNYLHKHNPPIVHRDLKSPNLLVDKKYTVKVCDFGLSRLKANTFLSSKSAAGTPEWMAPEVLCDEPSNEKSDVYSFGVILWELATLQQPWSNLNPAQVVAAVGFKGKRLEIPRDLNPQVVALIESCWANEPWKRPSFTSVMESLRSLIKPPTPQPGLAGMTLLA from the exons ATGGAAATGCCCGGTCGAAGATCCAACAACTACATTCTCCTTAGCCAGCAGGCAGAGGAGCAACAGCAAGCACCGCCGCCATACTACGAGTCGTCGTCTCTCTCTGGTGactcaaaaaataacaaactaatAATAAAGCAGCAAGAGAGAATCTTCGTGGATTGGGAGCCTGATCATAGAATAATGGGAGGAAACAGTAATCGAACTGGTTTGTATTCTTCATCGTCAGCAGCGATCGGTTTGCAAAGGCAATCGAGTTGGAGTAGTTTCGGAGAGAGTTCCTTATCAGGAGAGTATTACCCGCCGACTACTCTGTCAACCGGTGGAGTAAATGAGATTGATCAGGCGTATGGGTATGAGGATGGGAATTTTATGACGGCGGCCAGACTCCCCTCTAATGGATCCTCTGGGAAGAGTTGGGCGCAGCAAACTCAAGAAAGTTATCAGTTACAGTTGGCTTTGGCTTTGAGATTGTCGTCCGAGGCCACCTGTGCTGACGATCCTAATTTTCTCGATTCTGTTCCGGCTGAATCAGCGTTGCGCTCCTCTACCTCTAACTCGCCAGAGGCCTTGTCTCATCGATTTTGG GTGAGTGGATGCTTATCATATTTAGACAAAATTCCCGATGGATTTTACCTAATACATGGAATGGATCCATATGTGTGGACTGTGTGCACTGATTCGCAAGAGAATGGCCGTATTCCATCAATTGAATCACTAAAGTCTGTTGATCCCAATGCTGATTCTTCAATGGAAGTGGTATTGATTGATCAACGTAGTGATCCATGCTTAAAGGAACTCCAGAATAGGGTCCATGGCATTTCTTGTAGCTGTGTAACAACAAAAGAGGTAGTTGATCAGCTGGCAAAGCTTGTTTGCAATCGGATGGG GGGGTCAGCCAGCAGACGAGAAGATGATTTCGTTTCCATCTGGAAGGAATGCAGTGATGATCTAAAAGATTGCTTAGGATCTGTTGTGGTTCCAATAGGCAGCCTATCCAGTGGTCTATGTAGTCATAGAGCTTTACTATTCAAG GTGTTAGCTGACACTATTGATTTGCCATGTCGAATTGCAAAGGGCTGTAAATATTGTAAAAGAGATGATGCTTCCTCCTGTCTTGTTCAGTTCGAGCTTGAcag GGAGTATCTAGTTGACTTAGTTGGAATGCCTGGCTGTTTATGCGAACCTGATTCCTTGCTCAATGGTCCTTCTTCCATCTCAATTTCTTCACCATTGCGCTTTCCTCGAATCAAATCAGTTGAACCTACCGTTGATTTCAGGTCATTGGCCGAACAATATTTCTTGGACTGCCAATCACTTAATTTCGTATTTGATGATGCTTCAGCag GCACTGTTGATGATGGTGCAGGTCCTGGATTTGTTATGAATTCTAAACAAATTGACAGGACAGGCCCAGAAAGAAATAACCTTGTGCAATTCCCAAGTAACACCAATGAAATTTCAAAGTTACCTCGGCAACTGAAAGTTAATCATATAAGTGGCCTAGATAAAGCGTACAATCCATCCCAGAATGCTAAACAATCAATGAATGAGGTCAGAGATCCAATTCCATTAAAGAAAATCCCACCAGTTGTGCGTAGAGATATCCGGCCACTTATATCATTGTctgatcaaagagttgatgctAGTAAAGATTCCATTTCTGAAGGTAGTCAACTGGTTTCTGGCAAAACAAGTAAAGAACTTTCACTTGATGTGGAGGATTTGGATATTCCTTGGAGTGATcttgttttaaaagaaagaattggAGCAG GTTCTTTTGGAACTGTCCATCGTGCTGATTGGCATGGCTCG GATGTTGCTGTGAAAATTCTCATGGAGCAAGACTTTCACGCCGAACGCTTCAAGGAATTTCTGAGGGAG GTTGCAATAATGAAACGCTTGCGGCATCCAAATATAGTTCTTTTTATGGGTGCCGTTACACAGCCCCCAAACTTATCCATAGTGACAGAATATTTATCAAG GGGTAGCTTGTATAGGCTTTTACACAAGTCAGGTGCAAGAGAGGTGTTGGATGAAAGGCGTCGGTTGAGTATGGCTTATGATGTG GCAAAGGGTATGAATTATCTTCACAAACATAATCCTCCCATTGTCCATAGAGATCTGAAATCTCCTAATCTTTTGGTGGACAAAAAATATACAGTGAAG GTTTGTGATTTTGGGCTTTCACGTTTGAAAGCAAACACATTTCTTTCATCAAAGTCAGCAGCAGGGACT CCTGAGTGGATGGCACCTGAAGTTCTATGTGATGAACCATCAAATGAGAAGTCCGATGTATACAGCTTTGGTGTAATCCTGTGGGAGCTAGCAACATTGCAGCAACCTTGGAGCAATTTAAATCCAGCACAG GTTGTAGCGGCTGTTGGTTTCAAGGGCAAAAGGCTTGAGATTCCTCGGGATTTAAATCCTCAAGTGGTTGCATTAATTGAGTCTTGCTGGGCCAA TGAACCGTGGAAACGACCTTCCTTTACCAGTGTCATGGAATCTTTGAGGTCATTGATTAAACCTCCCACACCCCAACCTGGTCTTGCAGGCATGACTTTGCTTGCCTGA